In Equus caballus isolate H_3958 breed thoroughbred chromosome 25, TB-T2T, whole genome shotgun sequence, one DNA window encodes the following:
- the SWI5 gene encoding DNA repair protein SWI5 homolog yields KLRAQPLSPPTSGGRAGPDLAGCARSSPFDRSRSRSRDSSYLANLRGHCPALALDPSPLQTPPRRGPRTPGLRRTQPGLSKSCRGAFRSPRPSPKSDLADGTSEDSLHLDIQKLKEKRDMLDKEISQLLSEGYSVGELEDHISQLHMYNDIKDIGQMLLGKLAVIRGVTTRELYPEFGLDMSD; encoded by the exons AAGCTGCGCGCGCAGCCGCTGTCTCCGCCCACCTCGGGGGGAAGGGCGGGGCCTGATCTCGCAGGGTGCGCGCGCAGCTCGCCGTTTGACCGTTCCCGGTCTCGGTCGCGGGACTCCAGTTACCTGGCGAACCTGAGAGGCCACTGTCCTGCCCTCGCCCTGGACCCTTCACCGCTGCAGACCCCCCCAAGACGGGGACCCCGGACCCCAGGCCTCAGGAG GACTCAACCAGGACTTTCCAAAAGTTGCCGCGGAGCCTTCCGATCTCCT CGGCCATCTCCCAAGTCTGACCTGGCTGATGGGACCAGCGAGGATTCTCTGCACCTTGACATTCAGAaactgaaggagaagagggaCATGCTGGACAAGGAGATCTCCCAATTACTATCTGA AGGCTACAGTGTGGGTGAATTGGAGGACCACATCTCCCAGCTCCACATGTATAATGACATCAAGGATATAGGCCAGATGCTGCTGGGCAAACTAG CTGTGATCCGCGGTGTCACCACCAGAGAGTTGTATCCAGAATTTGGCCTAGACATGAGTGACTGA